The following are from one region of the Acidobacteriota bacterium genome:
- a CDS encoding FG-GAP-like repeat-containing protein — MKNVLRSGCILALWMMVGMVPVIPDALADEPLFGERIDYGTGDGPHSVFSIDLDGDGDNDLAVANMGSYNVSILKNNGDGSFQTAVDYDAGALPHSVFSIDLDGDVDNDLAVADYGSDNVSILKNNGDGTFQAAVDYGAGDDPRSVVSIDLDGDGDNDLATANEGSNDVSILKNNGDGTFQAAVGYGAGDYPSSVFSIDLDGDGDNDLATANYMSANVSILKNNGDGTFQTAVAYGAGDYPYSVFSIDLDGDGDNDLAVANLYSDNVSILKNNGDGTFLTAVNYGAGDGPHSVFSIDLDADGDNDLAVANAGSQSVSILKNNGDGTFQTAVDYGAGDGPFSVFSIDLDGDGDNDLAVANAGSNNVSILMNNSDTLFQTAVAYAAGDGSYSVFSIDLDGDGDNDLAVANNYSANVSVLMNNGDGTFQTAVDYGAGYSPVSVFSIDLDGDGDNDLAVANVSSDTVSILKNNGDGTFAAAVDYVTGGGPVSVFSIDLDGDGDNDLATANYASANVSILKNNGDGTFETAVDYGAGVTPYSVFSIDLDGDGDNDLAVANYTANNVSVLRNNGGGTFQTPVDYGAGDYPVSVFSIDLDGDGDNDLAVANSESDNVSILFNLLVSSCCTGITGNVDGDPGEIVDIGDLTYLIRYLFIPPNEPPDCLPEANIDGDPGEVVDIGDLTGLIDYLFISHTPPAECQ; from the coding sequence ATGAAAAACGTACTCAGATCAGGGTGTATCCTGGCGCTGTGGATGATGGTGGGAATGGTACCGGTCATACCTGATGCCCTGGCCGATGAACCATTGTTCGGCGAAAGGATCGATTATGGTACAGGAGATGGTCCGCACTCTGTCTTCTCGATTGATCTTGACGGGGATGGTGACAATGACCTGGCGGTAGCGAACATGGGCTCTTACAATGTCTCCATTCTGAAGAATAACGGTGACGGGAGTTTTCAAACGGCGGTCGACTATGACGCAGGAGCTTTGCCGCACTCTGTCTTCTCGATCGATCTTGACGGGGATGTTGATAATGACCTGGCGGTAGCTGACTATGGGTCTGACAATGTTTCCATTCTGAAGAATAACGGTGACGGGACATTTCAGGCCGCGGTCGACTATGGCGCAGGAGATGATCCGCGCTCTGTCGTCTCGATTGATCTTGACGGGGATGGTGACAATGACCTGGCGACAGCGAACGAGGGCTCTAACGATGTCTCCATTCTCAAGAATAACGGTGACGGGACATTTCAGGCCGCGGTCGGCTATGGCGCAGGAGATTACCCGAGCTCTGTTTTCTCGATCGATCTTGACGGGGATGGTGACAATGACCTGGCGACAGCCAACTATATGTCTGCCAATGTTTCCATTCTGAAGAATAACGGTGACGGGACGTTTCAGACGGCGGTCGCCTATGGCGCAGGAGATTATCCGTACTCTGTCTTCTCGATCGATCTTGACGGTGATGGTGACAATGACCTGGCGGTAGCGAACTTATACTCTGACAATGTTTCCATTCTGAAGAATAACGGTGACGGGACGTTTCTAACGGCGGTCAACTATGGCGCAGGAGATGGTCCGCACTCTGTCTTCTCGATTGATCTTGACGCGGATGGCGACAATGACCTGGCGGTAGCGAACGCGGGCTCACAGAGTGTTTCCATTCTGAAGAATAACGGTGACGGGACGTTTCAAACGGCGGTCGACTATGGCGCAGGAGATGGTCCGTTCTCTGTCTTCTCGATTGATCTTGACGGGGATGGTGACAATGACCTGGCGGTAGCTAACGCGGGCTCTAACAATGTTTCCATTCTCATGAATAACAGTGACACGCTGTTTCAAACCGCGGTTGCCTATGCCGCGGGAGATGGTTCGTACTCTGTCTTCTCAATTGACCTTGACGGAGATGGTGACAATGACCTGGCGGTAGCCAACAATTACTCTGCCAATGTTTCTGTCCTGATGAACAACGGTGACGGGACCTTTCAAACCGCGGTCGACTATGGGGCAGGATATTCTCCGGTCTCTGTCTTCTCGATTGATCTTGACGGGGATGGCGACAATGACCTGGCGGTAGCCAATGTGTCATCTGACACTGTTTCCATTCTGAAGAATAACGGTGACGGGACCTTTGCTGCCGCGGTCGACTATGTTACAGGAGGTGGTCCGGTCTCTGTCTTCTCGATTGATCTTGACGGTGATGGTGACAACGACCTGGCGACAGCCAACTATGCGTCTGCCAATGTTTCCATACTGAAGAACAACGGTGACGGGACGTTTGAAACCGCGGTCGACTATGGCGCAGGAGTTACTCCGTACTCTGTCTTCTCGATTGATCTTGACGGAGATGGTGACAATGACCTGGCGGTAGCGAATTATACGGCTAACAATGTGTCTGTCTTAAGGAACAACGGTGGCGGGACGTTTCAAACGCCGGTCGACTATGGCGCAGGAGATTATCCGGTCTCTGTCTTCTCGATTGATCTTGACGGGGACGGTGACAATGACCTGGCGGTCGCTAACAGTGAGTCTGACAATGTTTCCATTCTATTCAACCTGCTGGTCTCGTCCTGTTGCACGGGTATCACCGGGAACGTGGACGGTGATCCGGGTGAGATTGTGGATATCGGTGACCTCACATATCTTATTCGTTACCTTTTCATCCCGCCCAACGAACCGCCCGATTGCCTGCCGGAAGCGAATATCGACGGGGATCCGGGAGAAGTCGTGGACATAGGCGATCTGACGGGGTTGATCGACTACCTGTTCATCAGCCACACGCCGCCGGCGGAGTGTCAATAG